Genomic window (Candidatus Binataceae bacterium):
GCGGCCCGAAGTGGAAGTTTCGGGCTGGCCCGGGTTCGTCCTGCAGTATCAGCCGTATCTCGAGGACGAGCTCGCCAAAGTCGTCGAGTCTTCTCCCACGGCCGAGCTCAATCGCGGCTGGGAAGTGATCGAAATCCGCCAGCACAGCGATCATCTTGAATTAAAAGCCCGCGAGATGAAGCTCACCGCCGCTGGCGAGATAGCGCCTACCGGCGCGACGCGCGTGGCGCGCGGACGTTTTCTGGTAGGGGCCGACGGCGCCAACAGCTTCGTTCGGAGCATCGTGGGTCAGCCGATCGAGGATCTCGGGCTCACAACACGTTGGTTTCACGTCGATTCCCGGATCAACGCCGCGGGGCGCGGCAAAATCACGCGTGTCGCGCAATACTGCGAACCATCAAGACCCTACATGTGCATGCCGATGGGCAAGAGTCATTATCGCTTCGAGTTCATGGTAATGCCCGAAGATGACGAAGCCGAGTTGCTCAAGCCTGAGACCGCGTGGCACTTCATGGAGCCGTGGCTCCGACAAGGCGACGTTGAGATCGTGCGCCACATGATTTACTCGGTCGCCTGCCGGCTGGCCGGGAACTGGCGGCACGGGAGAATCCTTCTGGCCGGCGACGCCGTGCATCAGATGCCACCCAAGCTTGGCCAGGGAATGTGTTCGGGGATTCGCGATGTCTTCAACCTCGCGTGGAAGTTCGACCGTATCCTGAATGGCAAGGCCGGTCTCTCGCTACTCGATACTTATACTGCTGAACGTTTGCCGCACGTGCGGGATTTGATCGAGCTTTCGGCCCATCACACGCGCCTCGTGTGCGAAATCGATCCCGAGCGGGCACGCGCGCGCGACGAAATGTATCTGGCAGGAAGGGCTCCGGCGCTCAAGCCGTTGCCATGGCTGCGCGACGGCATCGTTTACGGCAGTTCTGGCTCGGCCGATCGCGTGGCCGGCCGGCTCGGCCCGCAGGGCAGGATATCATTGAACGGAGTCGCCGGATTTGCCGACGATCTGATGGGCACCGGTTGGTCAGTTGTGAGCATGAAGGACGTGCAACCCAATTTGAGAGC
Coding sequences:
- a CDS encoding bifunctional 3-(3-hydroxy-phenyl)propionate/3-hydroxycinnamic acid hydroxylase produces the protein MAEEIHSVLVVGGGPVGLAMAAMLGKARHKVALFERWPTRYGLPRVGGIDAEMMRIFHSLGMGGHWFDDMIYPRSYSWHGINGEELQDLRRGRPEVEVSGWPGFVLQYQPYLEDELAKVVESSPTAELNRGWEVIEIRQHSDHLELKAREMKLTAAGEIAPTGATRVARGRFLVGADGANSFVRSIVGQPIEDLGLTTRWFHVDSRINAAGRGKITRVAQYCEPSRPYMCMPMGKSHYRFEFMVMPEDDEAELLKPETAWHFMEPWLRQGDVEIVRHMIYSVACRLAGNWRHGRILLAGDAVHQMPPKLGQGMCSGIRDVFNLAWKFDRILNGKAGLSLLDTYTAERLPHVRDLIELSAHHTRLVCEIDPERARARDEMYLAGRAPALKPLPWLRDGIVYGSSGSADRVAGRLGPQGRISLNGVAGFADDLMGTGWSVVSMKDVQPNLRADRRIFLESLQTRFLRIARNASKAGRGEAIDLDGVYGRFFGEAGVESVLVRPDFYIFGAAGSAQEFDGVVDDLHRQLVEHQ